From a region of the Mercurialis annua linkage group LG1-X, ddMerAnnu1.2, whole genome shotgun sequence genome:
- the LOC126680789 gene encoding extensin-like, translated as MGYPYYSPPPPSLRPPPPPPTSKPPPPTYPPSSPTSPAQEPSPQNPKPPYTSPPSNTPTAVPPTPSGLAPVPSPSKPTPPKPSPPSHTPSTTPPPQPTPNGPALVPSPSKPTPPEPYPPTRTPSPPPPQQPAPSGPTPVPSPSKPTPPEPYPPSHTPSPPPPQQPITPSGQAPVPSPSKPTPPEPYPPSLTPSPPPPPNTYPVSPPYASRPLPPTFPGYSPPGYGLTPPIYNSVPPSSNVVTPPPPGNNHTTIIVVCATLGGAFFLAFLLVGLICLAKKKKKLLLIPPAVCIEEHEEIHEAIATGPSREETVTVSIEDDVQIHQVGAR; from the coding sequence ATGGGTTATCCATACTATTCCCCTCCACCACCTTCGCTGCgtccgccgccgccgccaccaACTTCAAAGCCTCCGCCGCCAACTTACCCACCTTCTTCCCCAACTAGCCCAGCCCAAGAACCTTCTCCCCAAAATCCAAAACCACCATATACTTCTCCACCAAGCAACACTCCTACTGCAGTTCCACCAACTCCTAGTGGGCTCGCACCGGTGCCATCTCCGAGCAAACCAACTCCGCCTAAACCCTCTCCACCAAGCCATACTCCTAGTACAACTCCACCACCGCAACCAACTCCTAATGGACCAGCACTGGTGCCATCTCCGAGCAAACCAACTCCACCTGAACCCTATCCACCAACCCGTACTCCTAGTCCACCTCCACCGCAGCAACCAGCACCTAGTGGACCAACACCGGTGCCCTCTCCGAGCAAACCAACTCCACCCGAACCCTATCCACCAAGCCATACTCCTAGCCCACCTCCACCACAGCAACCAATTACTCCTAGTGGACAAGCACCGGTGCCCTCTCCGAGCAAACCAACTCCACCTGAACCCTATCCACCAAGCCTTACTCCTAGTCCACCTCCACCACCAAATACTTATCCCGTATCACCACCATATGCTTCACGTCCACTACCACCAACATTTCCCGGTTACTCTCCACCTGGTTATGGTTTAACGCCACCAATATATAACTCAGTGCCGCCTTCATCAAATGTAGTGACACCACCACCACCAGGAAACAACCACACGACTATAATCGTTGTGTGTGCCACACTTGGTGGCGCGTTCTTTCTTGCATTCCTTTTAGTTGGTCTTATTTGTTtggcaaaaaagaaaaaaaagctaCTTCTGATTCCGCCTGCAGTTTGTATAGAAGAACACGAAGAGATTCATGAAGCAATCGCAACAGGACCAAGCAGAGAAGAAACTGTTACGGTGTCAATTGAAGATGATGTACAAATTCATCAAGTTGGAGCTCGTTGA
- the LOC126666322 gene encoding protein DETOXIFICATION 27-like: MGIREEKQQPLLLLVRGEENRQQYSQTNRLCSLVRETWLESNKIWQIAGPSIFSRLAMFSMTIITQSFAGHLGDLNLAAISIATTVIISISFGFLLGMASALETLCGQAFGAGRYHMLGIYMQRSCIVLFICSILLLPMFLFATPILKLIGQPEAVAEQTGLVAIWLIPFHFSLPFHFTLQRFLQSQLKTRVIALICGGALLIHVLVSWIFVYKLRVGIIGTAITLDFSWWVSVLGLFLYCLCGGCPLTWTALSTQAFLGLWPFFKLSVASGIMLLLENFYYGVLIIVSGYMHNTEVAVDALSICIAIFAWESMIPLGLLAATGVRVANELGAGNARGAKFATMMSILTSLATGLLFWLIIIAFPEKLAMIFTSSASVIAMVNELAVLLAFTVLISCIQPVLSGVAVGSGWQALVAFVNIGSYYIVGVPLGVCLGWLLHFGFTGIWAGMLIGTLVQTLILTMVTMKCDWEKEAEKARVRITN, encoded by the exons ATGGGAATCAGAGAAGAAAAGCAGCAGCCACTGTTACTTTTAGTCAGAGGAGAAGAAAATAGACAACAATATAGTCAAACTAACAGATTATGTAGTTTGGTGAGAGAAACATGGTTAGAATCAAACAAGATATGGCAAATTGCCGGTCCTTCTATCTTCAGCCGTCTTGCTATGTTTTCCATGACTATTATCACCCAATCATTCGCCGGCCACCTTGGTGACCTCAATCTCGCCGCAATCTCCATTGCCACCACCGTCATTATTTCCATAAGTTTCGGTTTCTTG CTCGGCATGGCGAGCGCATTAGAAACGCTATGTGGGCAAGCTTTTGGAGCTGGGCGGTACCACATGCTGGGCATATATATGCAACGTTCATgcattgttttatttatatgttcAATTTTATTACTGCCCATGTTCTTGTTTGCGACCCCAATCTTGAAGCTGATCGGGCAACCTGAAGCGGTGGCTGAGCAGACAGGTTTGGTGGCGATTTGGTTAATTCCTTTTCATTTTAGTTTGCCATTTCACTTCACATTGCAAAGGTTCTTGCAGAGCCAGTTAAAGACTCGGGTTATTGCTTTGATATGTGGTGGTGCTCTTCTGATTCATGTGTTAGTGAGTTGGATTTTTGTTTATAAGTTGAGAGTTGGGATTATTGGCACTGCAATTACTCTTGATTTCTCTTGGTGGGTTTCTGTTTTGGGATTGTTCTTGTATTGTCTTTGTGGTGGCTGTCCTCTTACTTGGACTGCTTTATCTACACAAGCTTTTCTTGGACTTTGGCCCTTCTTTAAACTCTCTGTGGCATCTGGGATTATGCTTTT ATTGGAGAATTTCTACTATGGAGTGTTGATTATTGTATCTGGCTACATGCACAACACTGAGGTTGCAGTTGATGCCCTTTCCATCTG CATAGCTATATTTGCTTGGGAATCTATGATTCCACTTGGACTTTTAGCTGCAACGGG GGTCCGTGTCGCAAATGAGCTTGGTGCAGGTAATGCAAGAGGTGCCAAATTTGCAACCATGATGTCAATATTAACCTCCCTAGCGACTGGGTTGCTGTTTTGGTTAATCATTATAGCTTTCCCCGAAAAACTCGCTATGATCTTTACCTCAAGCGCCTCCGTCATTGCAATGGTTAATGAACTAGCAGTTTTACTGGCATTCACCGTTCTAATCAGTTGCATTCAACCAGTTCTTTCAG GCGTGGCAGTCGGATCTGGCTGGCAAGCGTTGGTTGCGTTTGTTAACATCGGCAGCTACTACATAGTTGGGGTGCCTCTTGGAGTCTGCTTAGGATGGCTGCTCCACTTTGGTTTTACA GGTATTTGGGCTGGGATGCTAATTGGAACACTGGTCCAAACATTGATACTGACTATGGTGACCATGAAATGTGATTGGGAAAAAGAG GCAGAGAAAGCTCGAGTTCGCATTACTAATTAA
- the LOC126675252 gene encoding protein DETOXIFICATION 27-like, translating into MGSSHRNGDLGEALFTAEDDELIIYNDDQDSKDLTRRLWIETKKLWQIAGPAIFGRIASYSMNIVSQAFAGHLGDVQLASISMANTVIVGFTFGLLLGMASALETLCGQAFGAKRYDMLGIYMQRSWIVLFMCCFLLLPLYLFASPILKWMGQPDDVAEQSELVAIWLLPLHFSFAFLFPLQRFLQCQLENQVIAWVSLGALMINVFTSWLFVYSLDFGVVGAAIALDMSYWVMVLALFVYVLFRCPLTWTGFSIKAISGLWEFVQLSAASGVMLCLENWYYRILMLMTGFLPNATLATDALSVCMSINGWEMMIPLSFFAATGVRVANELGAGNGNAAKFATINSVVQSTIIGLLICISIVLLRDKVALLFTSSPDVLQQVDNLYVLLAVTILLNSIQPVLSGVAVGSGWQAYVAYINLGCYYFIGLPLGYLMESVFKLGVKGIWGGMIFGGTFVQTVILGIITLNSDWEKEAEKARASVTTT; encoded by the exons ATGGGGAGTAGCCATAGAAATGGTGACCTGGGTGAAGCATTGTTCACTGCAGAAGATGACGAGCTTATAATTTATAACGACGATCAAGACAGCAAGGACCTTACAAGAAGACTCTGGATTGAGACCAAGAAACTATGGCAAATCGCTGGCCCGGCTATTTTCGGAAGGATTGCTTCCTACTCTATGAACATTGTCTCCCAGGCCTTCGCTGGCCACCTCGGAGATGTTCAACTCGCTTCTATTTCCATGGCTAACACTGTCATAGTCGGTTTTACTTTTGGTCTCTTG CTAGGAATGGCGAGCGCATTAGAAACGCTTTGTGGACAAGCATTTGGAGCAAAAAGATACGATATGCTTGGAATTTACATGCAAAGATCATGGATTGTATTATTCATGTGCTGTTTCTTGCTGCTGCCGTTATATCTATTTGCTTCTCCCATCTTGAAATGGATGGGACAGCCTGACGACGTAGCTGAACAGTCAGAGTTAGTCGCCATCTGGCTGCTACCGTTACATTTCAGCTTCGCATTTTTGTTCCCATTGCAAAGATTCCTGCAGTGCCAGCTAGAAAACCAGGTGATAGCTTGGGTTTCGTTGGGTGCGTTGATGATCAACGTGTTCACGAGCTGGCTTTTTGTTTATAGTCTGGATTTTGGTGTGGTTGGTGCTGCCATTGCTTTGGATATGTCGTATTGGGTTATGGTATTGGCGCTGtttgtttatgttttgtttAGATGTCCTTTAACCTGGACTGGTTTCTCTATAAAAGCCATTTCAGGGTTATGGGAATTTGTTCAACTTTCTGCTGCTTCTGGTGTCATGCTCTG CTTGGAGAATTGGTATTACAGAATACTGATGTTGATGACTGGATTTCTGCCAAATGCAACACTTGCTACAGATGCCTTGTCAGTCTG CATGTCTATAAATGGATGGGAGATGATGATTCCCCTGTCTTTCTTTGCAGCTACAGG GGTGAGGGTGGCCAATGAATTAGGAGCTGGAAATGGGAATGCAGCAAAATTTGCAACAATAAACTCAGTGGTGCAATCAACTATAATTGGGCTACTCATTTGCATAAGTATCGTCTTATTACGCGACAAAGTTGCACTACTATTCACATCTAGTCCCGATGTTCTTCAACAGGTAGATAACCTCTATGTCCTTCTAGCAGTTACGATTCTCCTCAACAGTATTCAACCAGTTTTATCAG GAGTGGCAGTAGGATCAGGATGGCAAGCATATGTTGCATATATCAATCTTGGGTGCTACTATTTTATTGGCCTGCCGCTTGGATATCTGATGGAGTCCGTCTTTAAGCTTGGTGTCAAA GGCATCTGGGGTGGAATGATATTTGGTGGAACTTTTGTTCAGACTGTTATTCTAGGCATCATAACTTTAAATTCAGATTGGGAAAAGGAG GCTGAAAAGGCTCGTGCTAGCGTCACTACaacataa